From Glycine max cultivar Williams 82 chromosome 11, Glycine_max_v4.0, whole genome shotgun sequence, the proteins below share one genomic window:
- the LOC102667222 gene encoding uncharacterized protein, translating to MEFLYGFASSISRDLVCGAVNQLRYPCCFNNFVEELEKEEGYLIATIDSVQNRFELAKKQTRKVAEVGDKWLKDANIDANKVNQLLKEARTKKSSCFGHCPNWIWRYQLGKKLANRKRKLEKCIEEGRQYVEIESIATLPFGTHDFLSEKSLTFESRQPAYEQLMEALKDDEVAVIGLYGMGGCGKTTLAMEVRKKVEAERLFDEVLFVPVSSTVQVQRIQEKIASSMQYIFPENEEMERAQRLYTRLTQDNRILVILDDVWEKLDFGAIGIPSTEHHKGCKILITTRSEEVCTMMDCHKKIHLPILTDGEAWNLFQKKALVSEGASDTLKHLAREISDKCKGLPVAIAAVASSLKGKAEEVWSVTLMRFTSSKPVNIGKGLQNPYTCLQLSYDNLDSEEAKSLFLLCSVFPEDSHIPIELLTRFAIGLGFVGEVCSYEEARNEVIVAKIKLTSSCLLLCVDDKRVKMHDLVRYVARRIAKNENKMIECALEKDATLEHNSVRYLCSKKIPDELDCSNLEFLYLYTNLDVSDGIFKGMRMLRVLFLCNKDRYRRPLLSMSLKSSTNLRCVLLRNWELGDISFLGDVKKLESLTLHNCSFLELPDVVATQLTSLRLLDLSECDMKHSPFEVIGRLPQLEELYFADHRSKWDFYNEHAAEFFQEFRVPQALQRYHIQLGNMFAGFQEEFLNRHRTLFLSYLDLSNAAFKDLAKKAEVLCLANIEGGAKNILPDIFQIEGGMSHLIELLIRDSEKIECLIDTSHHLSEVGAIFSNLHCLRIERMKHMGALYHGSLPPRCHFEKLKDLYLSHCPKLICLFTLEVAQNLVQLEKLEIISCPGLKHIVTDDDKEEISTNDKRLLFRKLKRLHVRECDKLKYLIPITFAHGLVQLENLEIVSNSELKYLFGHCTKGDHLAGQNQNELKIELTALEELTLIMLPEIISICPEVCYPTWPLLRQFTLQNCPGFSIVSINTCLAFHNNDIINEASYLTVQNIKEVRVNNCELEGIMQLAELSIDGKQDPLISCLEMLYLENLPQLRYICKGDKKSLNLLQNLQQMEVSGCRKLKSIFSACISGGLPQLKELKIENCSQLQQIIEDKEPQNPGSFNLPNLTRLTLKSCPILGSLFSASTAETLTSLEELTIEDCHGLKHIQIYGRAHTNKKEVIQDDHDFQSYVPFFPSLKKLSIMRCHLLEYVFSISFARGMRKLEIIEIREAPELRHVFGQNIHSSQQYQSKFQIEFPVLERVTLHSTPNMIGIFPENYSATCSSLQLLVMNNIGLSTLSINNLKVDLEATHSDHSSKTDSRVMSMTTKQKLASVIIENSEIKEIFNLEGFPINGQQMTLWIQVLELVNLPKLRYIWKSSKHFVCLQVQHLHELHICNCPKLKVIFSVSILRMLPLLKILIVKHCEELEQIIEDDKENGNGSNPQSPKVCFSHLKLLLVSHCNNLKHLFLISIYHEFPELEHLILNQNTRLVQVFQGETGVREGRVEVLLPKLKHVVLMQQPNLINLCDGIEFQTVINLLVHDCPKFSLTSTTTVEDMLRTSNSDKEIDFYLRPQLLNISGITTKGFDVLTSKKENKGTKDLQSWDQRLPLIPIPNLMKSIEDVVKDWIQEEAPSEEVKKETLSIGVEGAGLDGVVVAHTKPSGAEMVSDFWVVEQGDRPNQHRRGTSSCQRIQNLDDSIQEESNLLDKEGEVGVVSKNSIVAQRNEKPEMEIASEKPAIVNSLTNLELVEGASLSYLDIPLHKTHSNGLVDGQSMSEPFYMNQQKLLGEIASTVEIPQSEIMPSQTETYTAKESEGHTINILDFVANDLMSLFQPVEYDGEGHVTEDNQVVKVLADLERCLKMPLKDIASSETDSLLLLTALNFLSNLPLKDVTLSDGLKDIVDSMHTQFPSILCSFKQAFATTDKLEAHEAHQNVVAVTLASKISGAKNFMDEGQQKEAVLKERITRLKKEIKDCEADLSSLQEEKKKCIAETIRYKEEFENVRKEKSQMVEDQRKVRQELFEVGYKWSALCSRFAHNRIVSRNLS from the exons ATGGAATTCCTTTACGGGTTTGCATCCTCTATTTCAAGAGACTTGGTATGTGGAGCAGTAAATCAATTACGTTATCCTTGTTGCTTTAACAATTTTGTTGAAGAGcttgaaaaagaagaaggctATTTGATTGCAACAATAGATAGTGTCCAAAACCGTTTTGAACTCGCCAAGAAACAAACGAGAAAGGTTGCTGAAGTTGGTGATAAGTGGCTAAAGGATGCTAACATTGACGCAAACAAAGTGAATCAGTTGCTAAAAGAGGCCAGAACAAAAAAGAGTTCCTGTTTTGGGCACTGTCCAAATTGGATTTGGCGATATCAATTAGGAAAGAAGTTAGcaaatagaaaaaggaaactTGAAAAGTGCATTGAAGAAGGTAGACAATATGTTGAAATTGAAAGCATTGCTACACTTCCTTTTGGCACACATGATTTTCTTTCAGAAAAAAGTTTGACTTTTGAGAGTAGACAGCCTGCTTATGAGCAACTAATGGAAGCACTGAAAGATGATGAGGTCGCCGTGATTGGATTGTATGGGATGGGGGGTTGTGGTAAAACCACATTAGCAATGGAAGTTAGGAAGAAAGTAGAAGCAGAACGTCTTTTTGATGAAGTGCTTTTTGTGCCTGTGTCTAGTACAGTACAAGTTCAAAGGATTCAAGAAAAGATTGCAAGTTCAATGCAGTATATATTTCCAGAAAACGAAGAAATGGAGAGAGCTCAACGCTTGTACACGAGACTAACTCAAGATAATAGGATTCTTGTGATTTTGGATGATGTGTGGGAGAAGCTTGATTTTGGTGCCATAGGGATTCCTTCCACTGAACATCATAAGGGTTGCAAGATTCTCATTACCACTCGATCAGAAGAAGTTTGTACTATGATGGACTGCCATAAAAAGATTCACCTGCCAATCTTAACAGATGGAGAAGCATGGaatcttttccaaaagaaagcCCTTGTATCCGAAGGCGCATCTGATACCTTAAAGCATTTGGCAAGAGAGATTTCAGATAAGTGCAAAGGATTGCCTGTTGCCATTGCAGCTGTTGCTAGTAGCTTGAAGGGCAAAGCTGAGGAGGTGTGGAGTGTTACATTGATGAGATTCACAAGTTCGAAACCAGTGAATATTGGAAAGGGTTTGCAGAATCCTTACACGTGCCTACAGTTAAGCTATGATAATTTGGATTCTGAAGAAGCCAAATCACTTTTCCTGTTGTGTTCTGTATTCCCAGAGGATTCTCACATTCCAATAGAACTTCTAACAAGATTTGCAATTGGGTTGGGTTTTGTTGGAGAAGTTTGCTCATATGAAGAGGCCAGAAATGAAGTGATTGTAGCCAAAATTAAGCTCACGAGTTCTTGTTTATTGTTGTGTGTGGATGATAAAAGGGTCAAAATGCACGACTTAGTTCGCTATGTAGCCCGCAGGATAGCAAAGAATGAGAATAAGATGATTGAGTGTGCATTGGAAAAGGATGCGACTTTGGAGCATAATTCAGTGAGATATTTGTGCAGTAAAAAAATTCCAGATGAACTAGACTGTTCCAATCTTGAGTTTCTGTATTTATATACAAATTTGGATGTATCAGATGGAATTTTCAAAGGCATGAGAATGCTTAGAGTTTTGTTTCTTTGCAATAAGGATAGGTACAGAAGGCCATTGTTGTCAATGTCATTaaaatcatcaacaaatctTCGTTGTGTACTCCTACGCAACTGGGAATTAGGCGACATCTCATTTTTGGGCGATGTTAAGAAACTTGAAAGTCTTACATTACATAATTGTTCATTCCTTGAATTACCAGATGTTGTTGCTACACAATTGACAAGCTTGAGATTGTTGGATTTGTCAGAATGTGACATGAAACATAGTCCTTTTGAAGTGATTGGAAGACTCCCACAATTAGAAGAGCTGTACTTTGCTGATCATAGATCAAAATGGGATTTCTACAATGAACATGCTGCTGAATTCTTCCAAGAGTTTAGAGTTCCCCAAGCATTGCAAAGGTATCACATACAATTAGGAAACATGTTTGCTGGTTTTCAAGAGGAGTTTCTTAATCGTCACAGAACCTTATTTCTTAGTTATTTGGATCTATCTAATGCAGCATTTAAGGATTTGGCCAAAAAGGCAGAGGTTTTGTGTCTAGCAAATATTGAGGGAGGTGCAAAAAATATTCTCCCCGACATATTTCAAATAGAAGGAGGTATGAGTCATTTGATTGAGCTTTTGATACGTGACTCTGAGAAGATAGAGTGTTTGATTGACACTAGTCATCATTTGAGCGAGGTAGGAGCTATCTTCTCCAACTTGCATTGCCTAAGAATTGAGCGCATGAAGCATATGGGAGCCTTATACCATGGTTCTCTACCTCCTAGGTGCCATTTTGAGAAATTAAAGGACTTGTACTTAAGTCATTGTCCAAAGCTGATATGCCTTTTCACTCTTGAGGTTGCTCAAAATCTGGTACAGTtggaaaaattagaaataatatcCTGTCCTGGACTGAAGCATATAGTGACTGATGATGACAAAGAGGAGATAAGTACAAATGATAAAAGGTTGTTGTTCCGAAAATTAAAACGGCTCCATGTCAGAGAGTGCGAcaagttaaaatatttgatcCCAATCACTTTTGCTCATGGCCTTGTACAATTAGAGAATTTGGAAATTGTATCTAATAGTGAGTTGAAATACCTGTTTGGCCATTGCACAAAAGGAGATCATCTGGCTGGTCAGAATCAAAATGAACTTAAGATTGAGCTTACTGCCTTAGAAGAGCTTACTCTTATCATGTTGCCAGAGATCATCAGCATTTGTCCTGAAGTTTGTTATCCAACATGGCCATTGCTTCGTCAGTTTACATTGCAGAATTGTCCAGGATTCTCCATTGTGTCTATCAATACTTGCTTGGCTTTTCATAACAATGACATAATTAATGAAGCTTCATATCTAACAGtgcaaaatataaaagaagtccGGGTCAATAACTGTGAGTTAGAAGGTATCATGCAGCTGGCAGAACTATCCATTGATGGAAAACAAGATCCATTGATATCTTGTTTGGAAATGCTGTATTTAGAGAATCTGCCTCAATTGAGGTATATATGTAAAGGAGATAAAAAATCCTTGAACCTCCTCCAAAATCTTCAACAAATGGAGGTAAGTGGATGCAGAAAATTAAAGTCCATCTTTTCAGCATGTATCTCTGGAGGCCTACCTCAACTGAAAGagctgaaaattgaaaattgcagTCAGCTACAACAAATCATTGAGGATAAGGAGCCTCAAAACCCAG GATCATTCAATCTTCCCAACCTTACTAGGCTAACGCTAAAATCTTGTCCAATTTTGGGTTCATTGTTCTCAGCATCCACAGCTGAAACCTTGACTTCATTGGAAGAATTGACAATAGAAGATTGCCATGGTTTGAAGCATATACAAATTTATGGAAGAGctcatacaaataaaaaagaagtgatTCAAGATGATCATGACTTTCAGAGTTATGTGCCATTTTTTCCAAGTTTGAAAAAGTTGAGTATTATGAGATGCCACTTACTGGAGTATGTATTCTCCATCTCATTTGCCAGAGGCATGAGGAAATTGGAAATTATAGAAATCAGAGAGGCTCCTGAGTTGAGACATGTATTTGGTCAGAACATTCATTCTTCCCAGCAATACCAAAGCAAGTTTCAAATTGAGTTTCCTGTTTTGGAAAGAGTGACACTCCATAGTACACCAAATATGATTGGCATTTTCCCAGAAAATTATTCTGCAACATGCTCATCTTTGCAATTGCTTGTCATGAACAATATTGGGCTGTCCACTCTATCTATCAATAATTTGAAGGTTGATTTAGAAGCTACACATTCAGATCATAGTTCTAAAACG GATTCAAGGGTAATGAGTATGACAACTAAGCAAAAGTTAGCATCTGTTATTATTGAGAACTCggaaatcaaagaaattttcaatCTGGAGGGATTTCCTATCAATGGACAACAAATGACTTTGTGGATACAAGTCCTAGAGTTAGTTAATTTACCAAAGCTAAGGTATATATGGAAGAGTTCCAAACATTTTGTGTGCCTTCAAGTTCAACATCTTCATGAACTACACATTTGCAACTGTCCAAAACTAAAGGTTATCTTCTCTGTCTCTATCTTGAGAATGCTACCTCTGTTAAAGATCCTCATTGTAAAACATTGTGAGGAATTGGAGCAAATCATTGAGGATGATAAAGAAAATGGAAATGGATCAAATCCTCAATCCCCAAAAGTATGCTTCTCACATCTTAAACTCCTTCTTGTCTCACACTGCAACAACTTAAAGCATCTGTTCCTTATCTCCATTTACCACGAGTTTCCAGAACTAGAGCATCTGATCCTAAATCAAAATACTCGACTAGTGCAAGTGTTTCAAGGTGAAACAGGTGTGAGAGAAGGGAGGGTGGAGGTTTTGCTTCCGAAACTGAAACATGTTGTATTAATGCAACAGCCAAACCTCATAAATTTATGTGATGGGATTGAATTTCAGACTGTGATCAATCTTCTTGTGCACGATTGTCCAAAGTTCTCACTAACTTCAACAACTACTGTCGAGGACATGCTGCGGACCTCTAATTCTG atAAGGAAATTGATTTCTATCTCCGTCCTCAATTACTCAACATAAGTGGTATCACAACAAAAGGCTTTGATGTCCTTAcctcaaagaaagaaaacaaagggaCAAAAGACTTGCAATCATGGGACCAGAGACTTCCACTTATTCCTATACCAAACTTGATGAAG AGTATTGAGGATGTAGTGAAAGATTGGATTCAGGAGGAGGCTCCATCAGAGGAAGTTAAGAAAGAAACTTTGTCCATTGGTGTAGAAGGTGCTGGCTTGGATGGTGTTGTTGTGGCTCACACCAAGCCTAGTGGTGCGGAGATGGTATCGGATTTCTGGGTGGTTGAACAAGGTGATAGGCCTAATCAACACAGGAGAGGAACTTCATCATGTCAGAGGATTCAGAATCTTGATGATAGCATCCAAGAAGAATCTAACTTGCTTGATAAAGAAGGTGAAGTAGGTGTTGTTTCTAAGAACAGCATTGTGGCTCAAAGAAATGAAAAACCAGAGATGGAAATTGCTTCAGAGAAACCAGCAATAGTAAATTCCTTAACTAACTTGGAACTGGTTGAAGGGGCATCTCTAAGTTATTTGGATATTCCTCTACATAAAACACACTCAAAT GGGTTGGTGGATGGACAATCGATGAGTGAACCGTTTTATATGAACCAACAAAAGCTACTTGGAGAAATAGCAAGTACCGTTGAAATTCCTCAG AGTGAAATTATGCCCAGCCAAACTGAAACATACACTGCTaaagaaagtgaaggccatacTATAAATATTCTAGACTTTGTAGCCAATGATCTCATGAGTTTATTTCAACCTGTGGAATATGATGGTGAAGGCCATGTAACCGAAGATAACCAGGTTGTAAAGGTCCTTGCAGACCTTGAAAGGTGTCTAAAGATGCCACTGAAGGACATAGCTAGCTCTGAGACTGACAGCCTCCTTCTTTTAACTGCTCTTAACTTTTTGTCCAATCTTCCtttaaaagatgtaactctcTCAGATGGACTTAAAGATATTGTAGACTCTATGCACACACAGTTCCCAAGCATTCTATGTTCCTTCAAGCAAGCCTTTGCCACCACTGACAAGTTGGAAGCACATGAAGCTCACCAGAATGTGGTAGCTGTTACTCTTGCTTCCAAAATATCTGGGGCGAagaattttatggatgaaggtCAACAGAAGGAAGCGGTTTTGAAGGAACGAATCACTAGgttgaagaaagaaataaaagattgtGAGGCTGACTTATCATCTCTTcaagaggaaaagaagaaatgCATTGCAGAAACTATACGGTACAAAGAGGAGTTTGAAAATGTGaggaaagaaaaatctcaaatggtggaagatcaaagaaaagtTCGGCAAGAATTATTTGAGGTCGGTTATAAATGGTCAGCTCTGTGTAGCCGATTTGCACACAATCGCATTGTTTCTAGAAATCTCTCTTGA
- the LOC100801155 gene encoding protein ASYMMETRIC LEAVES 2: protein MASSNPPCAACKFLRRKCQPECVFAPYFPPDQPQRFVNVHRIFGASNVSKLLNELHPHQREDAVNSLAYEAEMRLRDPVNGCVGIISLLHQQLRQLHMDLQSAKFELSRIHNLGVTIPTGYGHTSAAVITPVSASHVMNGADGSYDNRYYNQQHSYHQCVPQQLVRNFVGAGNNCDEGNVLAINIASFGPLSQLQQPSAAAVARDDPHTRVHHS from the coding sequence ATGGCATCTTCGAACCCACCATGTGCGGCTTGCAAGTTCCTGCGGAGAAAGTGCCAACCCGAATGCGTGTTCGCGCCATACTTCCCACCGGACCAGCCTCAGAGGTTCGTCAACGTGCACAGAATCTTCGGAGCCAGCAATGTCTCGAAGCTTCTCAATGAGTTGCACCCTCACCAGCGCGAAGACGCAGTGAATTCTCTAGCCTACGAAGCCGAAATGCGCCTCCGAGACCCTGTTAATGGGTGTGTTGGAATCATCTCTCTTCTTCACCAGCAGCTTCGCCAGCTCCACATGGACCTCCAGAGTGCCAAATTTGAGCTCTCAAGGATCCATAACTTGGGTGTAACCATACCCACTGGATACGGTCACACTTCTGCTGCGGTTATCACGCCCGTTAGCGCCTCTCATGTTATGAATGGTGCTGATGGTAGCTATGATAACCGCTATTATAACCAACAACATAGTTATCATCAGTGTGTGCCTCAGCAGTTAGTTAGGAACTTTGTTGGTGCAGGGAACAACTGTGATGAGGGTAATGTGTTGGCCATAAACATTGCTAGTTTTGGGCCATTGAGTCAGCTCCAGCAGCCTAGTGCTGCTGCTGTTGCTCGTGATGACCCTCACACTAGGGTTCATCACTCTTAG